One Betta splendens chromosome 16, fBetSpl5.4, whole genome shotgun sequence genomic window carries:
- the l3mbtl1b gene encoding lethal(3)malignant brain tumor-like protein 4 isoform X3: MKENTKLGYIRGVGMTDTPPSDGPSQGAEFDMMGALDWKDGIATLPGSDIKFRMTEFGTLEIVSDLEVKGQGAEPNRETLDPAPSHTPTPPPEGQSQSSKTAAPANQSQPGSSQEESPSVEACPSVEVGSSADVGPNGELSRCQACGGGVPRDVLFQGKFCSSICAQPSSGRSSPGEAKESQAAEGERLGKRVRKKRKLYMDSGDEEEDNQEEPEEKAKTTKGRRGPKVGKLGTAPPNKKWAWSWPAYLEEEKAIASPVKLFKEHQSFPQSRNGFKVGMKLEGLDPCRPSLFCVLSVAEIQGYRVRLHFDGYLECYDFWANADSWDLKPAGWCEKNGHKLLLPKGCKEGEFNWSMYVKNCRGQLAPKHLFKSLNTSVTPSGFRAGMKLEAVDRKNPSLICVATIAAVVDNRLLIHFDNWDDTYDYWCDASSPYIHPVGYCEEAELTLTTPAGKTQTKTHVEYKHAKSFSWEKYLEETGTQAAPARAFKPRPPHGFQIGMKLEAVDKRNPMLIRVATIVDTEDHRLKIHFDGWSSEYDYWVETDSPDLHPVGWCQKTGHPLQHPNGSSEVLTAPGQGCPTTGCNGVGHIRGPRYGTHYTQVSCPYSEMNLNKEGLLPDRLNGERPPTLGGAHPRGRRPEPNAGTTTQASAASEQTEGEDSQNRKPATVEAERSGRNNPPEPQSGASEQSHNGTRPKRTAPVPKYLKVHYVKEESGDGKASPDAISLQQALHESVFSPGISASPPHRVALCWDKHCQLLPEVLGLTAKRVATWSSEEVAGFVKGLPGCKEHAATFKTEQIDGEAFLLLNQADIVKILSIKLGPALKIYNSILMLKNADEE; this comes from the exons atgaaagaaaacactAA GTTGGGGTATATCAGAGGAGTGGGAATGACGGACACCCCGCCCAGTGATGGCCCCTCCCAAGGCGCTGAGTTTGACATGATGGGTGCCCTGGACTGGAAGGATGGCATTGCCACTCTGCCAGGAAGTGACATAAAG TTCCGCATGACAGAGTTTGGGACTCTTGAGATTGTCTCAGACCTGGAGGTCAAAGGACAAGGGGCAGAGCCAAACCGTGAGACCTTGGACCCAGCTCCGTCTCACACTCCTACCCCTCCGCCAGAGGGCCAATCACAGTCTAGCaaaacagctgctccagccaATCAGAGTCAGCCAGGATCATCCCAAG AAGAGAGTCCGAGTGTGGAGGCTTGTCCAAGTGTTGAAGTTGGCTCTAGTGCTGATGTTGGCCCAAACGGGGAGCTGTCACGATGCCAGgcctgtggtggtggtgttccACGGGATGTCCTCTTTCAGGGAAAATTCTGTAGTTCCATATGCGCACAGCCCTCCAGTGGCAG aTCATCTCCAGGGGAAGCAAAGGAGAGTCAGGCAGCTGAAGGTGAAAGGCTTGGTAAACGTGTGCGTAAAAAGCGGAAGCTCTACATGGATTCtggtgatgaagaggaagacaaCCAAGAGGAGCCTGAG GAAAAGGCCAAGACTACAAAAGGTAGAAGAGGTCCAAAAGTAGGCAAACTAG GGACTGCCCCACCCAATAAGAAGTGGGCATGGAGCTGGCCTGCTTACCTGGAAGAGGAGAAGGCCATTGCTAGTCCTGTTAAACTATTTAAAGAG CACCAGTCATTTCCTCAAAGCAGGAATGGTTTTAAGGTGGGAATGAAGCTGGAGGGTCTGGACCCGTGTCGCCCGTCCCTGTTCTGTGTGCTCTCGGTGGCAGAG ATCCAAGGTTATAGGGTGAGGCTACATTTTGATGGTTACCTAGAATGCTATGACTTCTGGGCCAATGCTGACTCATGGGATCTGAAACCAGCTGGATGGTGTGAAAAGAATGGACACAAGTTATTGCTTCCTAAAG gctGCAAGGAAGGAGAATTCAACTGGAGCATGTATGTGAAGAACTGCAGGGGTCAACTAGCTCCGAAGCATCTTTTCAAGAGCCTCAACACA tctGTGACTCCTTCTGGATTTAGAGCAGGGATGAAGCTGGAAGCTGTTGACAGGAAGAACCCATCCTTAATTTGTGTAGCAACCATTGCTGCAGTTGTTGATAACCGTCTGCTCATTCATTTTGACAACTGGGATGACACATACGATTACTG GTGTGATGCCAGCAGCCCTTACATCCATCCTGTTGGATATTGTGAAGAGGCTGAGCTAACTCTGACCACTCCAGCTGGTAAGACACAGACCAAGACACACGTGG AATATAAACATGCCAAGAGTTTCTCATGGGAGAAATACCTGGAAGAGACGGGCACGCAGGCGGCTCCAGCTCGGGCTTTCAAACCG CGTCCTCCACATGGCTTTCAGATTGGGATGAAATTAGAGGCCGTGGATAAGAGGAACCCCATGCTCATCCGTGTTGCAACCATAGTGGACACAGAGGACCACCGACTGAAG ATTCATTTTGATGGCTGGAGTTCAGAGTATGACTACTGGGTGGAAACAGACAGCCCCGATCTGCACCCAGTAGGTTGGTGTCAGAAAACAGGACACCCGCTACAACACCCTAACG GGTCCAGTGAGGTGCTGACTGCACCAGGACAAGGATGTCCAACCACAGGATGCAACGGTGTTGGTCACATCAGAGGACCTCGCTATGGGACGCACTACAC GCAGGTGAGCTGTCCCTACTCTGAAATGAATCTGAACAAAGAGGGCTTGCTGCCAGACCGCCTCAATGGAGAGCGACCTCCTACCCTCGGTGGAGCCCATCCTCGTGGGCGACGCCCAGAGCCCAACGCAGGCACCACGACGCAAGCGtctgcagcatcagagcagactgagggAGAGGACTCCCAGAACAG GAAACCAGCGACCGTGGAAGCGGAGCGTTCGGGGCGCAACAACCCGCCAGAGCCACAGAGTGGAGCCAGTGAGCAGAGCCACAATGGAACAAGGCCTAAACG GACTGCCCCGGTTCCTAAATATCTGAAAGTGCACTATGTTAAGGAGGAGAGTGGCGATGGGAAAG CCTCTCCTGACGCCATTTCCCTTCAACAAGCCCTCCATGAGTCTGTGTTCTCCCCTGgcatctctgcctcccccccaCACCGGGTGGCTCTTTGCTGGGACAAACATTGCCAGCTGCTGCCTGAGGTCCTGGGGCTGACTGCCAAGAGAGTGGCCACTTGGAGCTCCGAGGAG GTGGCCGGTTTTGTCAAAGGACTCCCTGGATGTAAAGAACATGCTGCTACGTTTAAAACAGAG CAAATAGACGGCGaggccttcctgctgctgaaccaAGCAGACATTGTCAAGATCCTGTCAATCAAATTAGGGCCTGCCCTGAAGATCTACAACTCCATCCTGATGTTGAAGAACGCGGATGAAGAGTAA
- the l3mbtl1b gene encoding lethal(3)malignant brain tumor-like protein 4 isoform X2 produces MKENTKLGYIRGVGMTDTPPSDGPSQGAEFDMMGALDWKDGIATLPGSDIKFRMTEFGTLEIVSDLEVKGQGAEPNRETLDPAPSHTPTPPPEGQSQSSKTAAPANQSQPGSSQGKESPSVEACPSVEVGSSADVGPNGELSRCQACGGGVPRDVLFQGKFCSSICAQPSSGRSSPGEAKESQAAEGERLGKRVRKKRKLYMDSGDEEEDNQEEPEEKAKTTKGRRGPKVGKLGTAPPNKKWAWSWPAYLEEEKAIASPVKLFKEHQSFPQSRNGFKVGMKLEGLDPCRPSLFCVLSVAEIQGYRVRLHFDGYLECYDFWANADSWDLKPAGWCEKNGHKLLLPKGCKEGEFNWSMYVKNCRGQLAPKHLFKSLNTSVTPSGFRAGMKLEAVDRKNPSLICVATIAAVVDNRLLIHFDNWDDTYDYWCDASSPYIHPVGYCEEAELTLTTPAGKTQTKTHVEYKHAKSFSWEKYLEETGTQAAPARAFKPRPPHGFQIGMKLEAVDKRNPMLIRVATIVDTEDHRLKIHFDGWSSEYDYWVETDSPDLHPVGWCQKTGHPLQHPNGSSEVLTAPGQGCPTTGCNGVGHIRGPRYGTHYTQVSCPYSEMNLNKEGLLPDRLNGERPPTLGGAHPRGRRPEPNAGTTTQASAASEQTEGEDSQNRKPATVEAERSGRNNPPEPQSGASEQSHNGTRPKRTAPVPKYLKVHYVKEESGDGKASPDAISLQQALHESVFSPGISASPPHRVALCWDKHCQLLPEVLGLTAKRVATWSSEEVAGFVKGLPGCKEHAATFKTEQIDGEAFLLLNQADIVKILSIKLGPALKIYNSILMLKNADEE; encoded by the exons atgaaagaaaacactAA GTTGGGGTATATCAGAGGAGTGGGAATGACGGACACCCCGCCCAGTGATGGCCCCTCCCAAGGCGCTGAGTTTGACATGATGGGTGCCCTGGACTGGAAGGATGGCATTGCCACTCTGCCAGGAAGTGACATAAAG TTCCGCATGACAGAGTTTGGGACTCTTGAGATTGTCTCAGACCTGGAGGTCAAAGGACAAGGGGCAGAGCCAAACCGTGAGACCTTGGACCCAGCTCCGTCTCACACTCCTACCCCTCCGCCAGAGGGCCAATCACAGTCTAGCaaaacagctgctccagccaATCAGAGTCAGCCAGGATCATCCCAAGGTAAAG AGAGTCCGAGTGTGGAGGCTTGTCCAAGTGTTGAAGTTGGCTCTAGTGCTGATGTTGGCCCAAACGGGGAGCTGTCACGATGCCAGgcctgtggtggtggtgttccACGGGATGTCCTCTTTCAGGGAAAATTCTGTAGTTCCATATGCGCACAGCCCTCCAGTGGCAG aTCATCTCCAGGGGAAGCAAAGGAGAGTCAGGCAGCTGAAGGTGAAAGGCTTGGTAAACGTGTGCGTAAAAAGCGGAAGCTCTACATGGATTCtggtgatgaagaggaagacaaCCAAGAGGAGCCTGAG GAAAAGGCCAAGACTACAAAAGGTAGAAGAGGTCCAAAAGTAGGCAAACTAG GGACTGCCCCACCCAATAAGAAGTGGGCATGGAGCTGGCCTGCTTACCTGGAAGAGGAGAAGGCCATTGCTAGTCCTGTTAAACTATTTAAAGAG CACCAGTCATTTCCTCAAAGCAGGAATGGTTTTAAGGTGGGAATGAAGCTGGAGGGTCTGGACCCGTGTCGCCCGTCCCTGTTCTGTGTGCTCTCGGTGGCAGAG ATCCAAGGTTATAGGGTGAGGCTACATTTTGATGGTTACCTAGAATGCTATGACTTCTGGGCCAATGCTGACTCATGGGATCTGAAACCAGCTGGATGGTGTGAAAAGAATGGACACAAGTTATTGCTTCCTAAAG gctGCAAGGAAGGAGAATTCAACTGGAGCATGTATGTGAAGAACTGCAGGGGTCAACTAGCTCCGAAGCATCTTTTCAAGAGCCTCAACACA tctGTGACTCCTTCTGGATTTAGAGCAGGGATGAAGCTGGAAGCTGTTGACAGGAAGAACCCATCCTTAATTTGTGTAGCAACCATTGCTGCAGTTGTTGATAACCGTCTGCTCATTCATTTTGACAACTGGGATGACACATACGATTACTG GTGTGATGCCAGCAGCCCTTACATCCATCCTGTTGGATATTGTGAAGAGGCTGAGCTAACTCTGACCACTCCAGCTGGTAAGACACAGACCAAGACACACGTGG AATATAAACATGCCAAGAGTTTCTCATGGGAGAAATACCTGGAAGAGACGGGCACGCAGGCGGCTCCAGCTCGGGCTTTCAAACCG CGTCCTCCACATGGCTTTCAGATTGGGATGAAATTAGAGGCCGTGGATAAGAGGAACCCCATGCTCATCCGTGTTGCAACCATAGTGGACACAGAGGACCACCGACTGAAG ATTCATTTTGATGGCTGGAGTTCAGAGTATGACTACTGGGTGGAAACAGACAGCCCCGATCTGCACCCAGTAGGTTGGTGTCAGAAAACAGGACACCCGCTACAACACCCTAACG GGTCCAGTGAGGTGCTGACTGCACCAGGACAAGGATGTCCAACCACAGGATGCAACGGTGTTGGTCACATCAGAGGACCTCGCTATGGGACGCACTACAC GCAGGTGAGCTGTCCCTACTCTGAAATGAATCTGAACAAAGAGGGCTTGCTGCCAGACCGCCTCAATGGAGAGCGACCTCCTACCCTCGGTGGAGCCCATCCTCGTGGGCGACGCCCAGAGCCCAACGCAGGCACCACGACGCAAGCGtctgcagcatcagagcagactgagggAGAGGACTCCCAGAACAG GAAACCAGCGACCGTGGAAGCGGAGCGTTCGGGGCGCAACAACCCGCCAGAGCCACAGAGTGGAGCCAGTGAGCAGAGCCACAATGGAACAAGGCCTAAACG GACTGCCCCGGTTCCTAAATATCTGAAAGTGCACTATGTTAAGGAGGAGAGTGGCGATGGGAAAG CCTCTCCTGACGCCATTTCCCTTCAACAAGCCCTCCATGAGTCTGTGTTCTCCCCTGgcatctctgcctcccccccaCACCGGGTGGCTCTTTGCTGGGACAAACATTGCCAGCTGCTGCCTGAGGTCCTGGGGCTGACTGCCAAGAGAGTGGCCACTTGGAGCTCCGAGGAG GTGGCCGGTTTTGTCAAAGGACTCCCTGGATGTAAAGAACATGCTGCTACGTTTAAAACAGAG CAAATAGACGGCGaggccttcctgctgctgaaccaAGCAGACATTGTCAAGATCCTGTCAATCAAATTAGGGCCTGCCCTGAAGATCTACAACTCCATCCTGATGTTGAAGAACGCGGATGAAGAGTAA